In Mammaliicoccus sp. Marseille-Q6498, the genomic stretch ATCTTCACATTTATAAGCATTAATAGTTGCCTCCATTCCCAATATACTAGGTGAAGACAATCCATCTTTTTTCTTTAATTTATTTAAGAATTGTTCTCCATCTTGTAAACTAGGTAACAGAACATAAGCGAATACGAGTCCTGGAAAATTAAAAGTCTTAGAACCACTTGTCACAAGTGCTATATCATTTGTACTGTAATTTAAAATTGGTTGATGTTGATATTCACTTCTGACTATATCCATATGGATTTCATCTGAAATAATAAATACATTATATTTCTTGCAAAGCGTTATAATATTATTTAATTCCTCAGTTGACCAAACTCTACCAGTTGGATTATGCGGTGAACATAGTAATAAAATTTTATTATTTTGATGAGCTAACTTTTCTTCTAAATCTTTAAAATCAATTTTATATTGATTATTAATATACGATAATGGGTTTTCAACTACATTTCGTTTGTTCTCTTTTATAACTTTAAAAAAAGCATCATAAGCAGGCGTTTGAATAATAATACCATTTCCTTCATTAGATTTTAATGTTATTAATTGAGATATTGCGTATATAACTGTTGGTGTATAATATATCCATTCATCTTGAATTTTAGTTTGAAATCTTTTATAATACCAACTTTTTACAGCATCTTTAAATTCAGGATGATCCCATCTAGTATATCCAAATACAGGATGTTTTAACCTTGCATTTAAACTTTCTAGTACATTATTAGGTAATGCAAAATCTGTATCAGATATTGTAAATGGTAATAACCCCTTTTTACCAAATCTATCTTGAACATAGTCCCATTGTGTACAATGTGTACCTATTCTATTTATTTCTTCATCAAATATCATTATATTAAATATCCTTTCTTATTCTATAGAATAGCATCTAACTGTTTTCTCACAGTTGTTACTCTAGTACCTATAATGACTTGTACATTTTGTTTATCTAAGTGAACAACACCTAGTATGCCCAATTCTTTTAATTTATCATCATCCACCAAATCACCATCTTTTAGTACCAATCTTAATCTTGTAATACAATTATCTAATGTAATAATATTAGTTGATCCACCTATAGCTTCTAACACTCCAGTAGCAATCGAGTCTGTCTTTACTTCTGAGTTAACTTCTTCGTCAATTCCTTCAGATTTGTTTTGGTTACGACCTGGTGTTTTCAAATCAAATTTCAATATAATTGTTTTGAAAGTGAAATAATAAATAACAAACCATACAATACCTACTATAATTACTAACCACCATTTAGTATAACTTCCTTGCATAACTCCAAATATAATAAAGTCTAAAAATCCACCATCAGTGTTCCCTATTGTGACGCCTAATATATTCATTGTCATAAATCCTAATCCTGTCATAAACACATGAAAAATCCATAGAATTGGACTAATAAATAAGAATAAAAATTCTATAGGTTCTGTAATACCCGTTATAAATGTAGCTACAAAACCTGATATAAGTAGTCCTTTAATTTTATGTCTATTTTCTTTTGGAGCTGCATGATATATTGCTAAAGCTGCTGCAGGTAATCCAAACATAAATGTTGGCATTTTTCCTTGAGATAAGAATGCAGTCACTTCAGGCTTAATTGGAATATTATTTTGTAATTGTGCATAGAATATATTTAATGCACCGAATACATCTTTTCCTTCCACCAATGTATGACCGCCTACTTCTGTAAATCTCACCATTGAA encodes the following:
- a CDS encoding MalY/PatB family protein, producing the protein MIFDEEINRIGTHCTQWDYVQDRFGKKGLLPFTISDTDFALPNNVLESLNARLKHPVFGYTRWDHPEFKDAVKSWYYKRFQTKIQDEWIYYTPTVIYAISQLITLKSNEGNGIIIQTPAYDAFFKVIKENKRNVVENPLSYINNQYKIDFKDLEEKLAHQNNKILLLCSPHNPTGRVWSTEELNNIITLCKKYNVFIISDEIHMDIVRSEYQHQPILNYSTNDIALVTSGSKTFNFPGLVFAYVLLPSLQDGEQFLNKLKKKDGLSSPSILGMEATINAYKCEDWVDSLNQYLERNIKVVEDYIDEYLPDILLVKPESTYLLWLDISKLNMDMKQLQNKLIEKGNVAIMDGSEYGGNGNQFLRFNIGCPKSKVEEGLKRVYKSIYQNE
- the malX gene encoding maltose/glucose-specific PTS transporter subunit IIBC; amino-acid sequence: MSKTEKKQKNIWDFLQNMGKTFMLPVALLAFMGLILGIGSSFTSDSMIEIFPFLENNIIQLILKFLATVGGFAFTYLPVLFAIAIPIGLVKNEKGVAAFSGFVGYTIMNLAINFYLTESHQLADSDKLQQAGQSSVLGIQTLEMGVLGGIISGLIVYRLHEKFTYVQLPDSFAFFSGSRFVPIVTSLVLSVVGLIIPIIWPFFGMIIAGVGTVIQHSGVFGPFLFGAGERLLLPIGLHHILVSMVRFTEVGGHTLVEGKDVFGALNIFYAQLQNNIPIKPEVTAFLSQGKMPTFMFGLPAAALAIYHAAPKENRHKIKGLLISGFVATFITGITEPIEFLFLFISPILWIFHVFMTGLGFMTMNILGVTIGNTDGGFLDFIIFGVMQGSYTKWWLVIIVGIVWFVIYYFTFKTIILKFDLKTPGRNQNKSEGIDEEVNSEVKTDSIATGVLEAIGGSTNIITLDNCITRLRLVLKDGDLVDDDKLKELGILGVVHLDKQNVQVIIGTRVTTVRKQLDAIL